gaccttttcattttataaatgggaAAACTCATTGCAGAAGAATTATGTGGCTTTTCATATATCACCCGTGGACTTGGGAGTCTAAACATCCTTGTAACTTTATGACATGAGCCATCTCCTTAAGTGGGTTGTCATAGTCAAGActtccatttctatgaatttgaGTACAGAATATTCTAGGAGAAGAACTATATAGACATCTGCccttatcaaaatattttctcagcTAATTGACactcagaaaatagaaaataaaaagaaatcagtttATCATGGAGAGTACTGGAAGGAACCTGCAATTTAAGTTGAAAACTGagtgatagttttgttttaatcccaAATATCTCTattgacattttcttttactCTCTTTCAAGAGCTCCATTCACCTCCCCATCCCTCAGTTTCTACCTGCTGTACAGGGGAACAAATTGATGTCATTCAGGAAATtcatattcttttgtttttattttaatctgataTTTTAACCAAAGGGTCAAAGCAACCACAAGGAGGGACCTGACTTCACAATTGTATAGATGGGGAAAGATTATGCTGTCCTGAGACCAATTGGTGCAGTTGACAGAGATAAGGGAGGACAGTAGGGTATAGAAGGGCTTCCCAAGGTGTGGCCACCTAACCCCAGTTTGCCTGATGTGCTTGTTTCAAAGAGGCTACAGCTCAGACCAGATGAGTCCAATTTTTTTCTAAGGGTGTAGAGTGTGCATAATAGTATCCTTAGCAAGTTTTCCAAGTGATTCTCAGAAACACTTAACTATGAGAGCCACAAGCAAAGAGGAGAGGAATCAAAGGTGAGCTATGGAAAGTGACAGGTGGTTGTAATTCCTGCTTGTCTCATTTGAGGAAAAAGCTTTCAGCTTTGTTTCCCCCTCTGAGCTCATCCTGCTTGTCTCTATGATAAATTTCTAGTTCTAAGATTGCCTGGTTCTAAATGATTCTCTTTGGATCAGTGGAACAGGCTGCATGCTGGCTCTAGCCAGCAGCCGGGATACTCACTCTGAGCCCCATGAGATAGTAGAGCACACTGATGACAGTCATGGGGAGGACGTAGAAGAGGAAGGAAGTGACCTGGATGATGAAGTTGTAGATCCACATGGGCGTGATGATCTCACAGGTGGCAGAGCCGGGGACCAAGGAGCCATTGGGGAAGTAGTGGAGCTTGATGCCGTGGATGCTGGTATtgggcagagagaaaaggacagagaagCCCCAGACCACGGCCACGATTCTGAGAGCCCGCCGTCTGGTGCTCTCCAGCTTGGCCCGGAGTGGGTGGAGGATGGCCACGTAGCGCTCCACGCTGACCGTGGTGATGCTGAGGATGGAGGCAAAGCACACAGTCTCAAAGAGTGCCGTCTTGAAGTAGCAACCGAGCGGCCCGAACAGGAAGGGGTAGTTGCGCCACATCTCATAGACTTCCAAGGGCATGCCGAGGAGCAGGACCAGGAGATCGGAGACGGCCAGGCTGAAGAGGTAGTAGTTGGTGGGTGTTTTCATGCTCTGGTGCCGCAGAATCACCAGGCACACCAGGACAttgcccaccacccccaccacaaaaATCAGCGCGTACACCACAGACATGGGGAGGAAGAGGTGGCTTCGCCGAGGCCCGCACAGGTAGGCCAGGTAGTCCTCCGTGCTGTTCAGGTATTTCTTGAGTGCATCTTCCAGGTCCTGCTGGCGCCTCCAGGTAGCATTCTCAAGTCTTTCCATCACTGACAACACAGTTTAAGACCCAAGTGTCCCCTGCTATGAAGCGCTGTCCCAAGCTGagccagaaaaagagagagctggGCAAAGCAGAGGCTCCGTGAAGAGGGCTGGGGGAGAGTGAGCGCTTCAGCCTCTAGGTTGGGCTGCTCAGACCGCGGATGCCGGTGGAAGAGCCCCTGAGACAGAAGCCCCTCCCCTCGGCAGGCGCAGGCCAATGAGTGTGTGGCAGGCTGCTCAGGGAGAGGACGCTGAGTGGGGTGTGCTGGCTTTGTGCACAAGGAGCAGGAAAGGAGGGGGAGGCCTTTCTCTGCATTGACAACctctggggaaacagcagagtgTGGCGGTGACATTGTCCAAGTGTGGGCACTCCCACAACTTTGCAAACAGGGCGAAAGGAAGAATTGAACTTGCAGGGTCATGGATAGATGATTACAAATCTCCATTGATCTTTGTCGCTTAGCAAAAACGGAAGATCAATGGACTTTCTCAGATTACCTTGTTCCACTGGAAATTCAAGGCTGTCTGATAAAAGCACGATCAATTCGACTTTTGGGTTCTGATTGCATCAACAATGGACTCCAAAGCCGAAAGGACGCTTAACATGtcagccagccctgcctgctaTCTGACATTTCAATCTCTGTAGGCAGCATCAAAAACCAGTGAGTTTCAGATTCAGGCATATACAAAGAAATTTGTGAAAGCTGCTCAAATTCTCAGAGTCTCATTTCCTTATCTGTATCATTCATTCTGTTGTGTTTAACACATACTTCTCGAGGATTCATTTTGTGCCAATGTTTTAGGCTTTGTGGATACATCAGtgagcaaacaaaaaaatttctcaGCCCTTGTGAGTTTTATCTGTTTACAGTGGGAATTTCTAAAAATATGCTACCAAACTGATGAATTGATAAAATTTCAGATAGTTGATATGTGATTATTTACAAAGGATAGTCAAAGTTTTATCTCAGCAGGTACCTTTGGGTTGAGGTCTGGATGATGAAAACTCAGAtgtaaaaaaatgaaggaagtatATTcccagcaaaagaaacaggaagttcAAATGCCCTGAGGCAGAAACAGTCTTGATGTATTTCAGAAATGTGGAGTATAACTGAAACTTAATAAGGATCAGGAGATTTGAATGCATACATTTAAGTGTATTAAGGGTCATGTAAACTCTTACAGGATATTATATATCCTCAAGTTATGCTTGCTGAATGTTAATTctacttaatttataaattatatgatGAAACTAAAGATGTCCAAGAATCATCTGTTGGTCCAGATGAGATAGCTAATGTGGCTATAAGGAGTAATTGGCATATCTCAGTGGcttaaaaggataaaaatatattttctacacTGCAGATTTATCATATCTGGAGTGTCTATTCCAGACTATACTCACTTAGTGACCTATGGCTAATGAGTAGCACTTCTAGAACTTTCATGAGCATTGTAGTAGGGGGAAGGGGAGCTGTGGAAGGTTTCAAGTCGGTAATTATAGGCTCTAGCCCCACAGTAAGTAACATGTATCACTTTTGCTCAGAGCTCATTGATCAAGTTACTTGTAAGCATCCACTCAGCTTTGGCACGTGCAGGAAGTGCACAGAAGATGGAAAACCAGGAAAGTCTGGTGAACACAAAACAGTAATCGCTGAGATAAAAGACATCCCAGAGCCAGAATAGGAGCCCCACGTGAATGAGGAGCTTTGTTGTTGAGATTACAAGGAACAGAGTTATTAATTTCTGATGAAATAGAAACATTTGAATATTGGGATGGAATATTTCAATGACATGTAAGGTCTTTAAAAGATCAGATAATAGGAACTATATACTTGTGAGTGGGGAAGGTACTTCCTAGTACGAAGACAACATACTGAAGATTCTAAAACACCTCTACATCGTGACAGGGTAGGCTTAGTCAAATAGAATGCtgtctaatatgggatgcaataTCAAGCTCAATGGAAGGAGTTGGTGGAGGAGTGATAAAGATTTGGACTGCAGTGTAGGttttggttcaaatcctggttctgtttcatactggctgtgtggccatcagGAATGTAAAGTGTTTTATCTGTGGCTCTCTGATACGCCACTGGCAAAATGACAAGGATGGCAATATTACCTTATAGGATTACTAGGAGGGTTAAATAGTTCCTAGTAAAATATCCCCTAGAAGTGATTTTAAATAATagagtatttaaatatttaataataagcaATGTAATATGATAATGTAATAAGGAAAATGTCTTCACTTTTATTGGGGTCAAAAAGACTattataagatttaaaaattagaagacatGCTTTAAACGGTTAATGTGAAAAggactttcatattttaaataaccagCAGTGCAAAAAACAAGTCAGAGAAGCTGCTAGGAGAGAATACAGATGTCTGTCCTGCAGCTCACCTGGGTTTGCCCCTGACTTTTTAATAAGAAGAAGACAACATTATGAGAGGCTCTTATCTTGTGGGGAATGTTTGATGCAGGTAGAGAAATTTTTCCTGAAAAAGACCCAGAAGAGAGAATAAGGGAGACGTAAAGGGTCACTTTCCAACACTGATAATATATTTGGATGATACCAACGACAGAGGGGAAATACATAGAAGATGTCAGGTAGCAACAACAGGTGTTCAATTCTACTGAGATTTCTTGATGATTGACTAGAGAACCTGTTAGAAGTATTCATCTGAATGACAAGAAGCTGGAGTATTTACCCAACAAGTTCAGGAGAGTTGCCCCTGAAGGCAGTAAACCCAGTGAGTCTATTGCCCGTTCTTACTCAGAGGTTAAAGAGGTTTGCATGTTGTCAGTGATAGACAAATAGAAATATAGGATGAACTTATGATGCACCCAGATCACCATAGGTAAGTAGGAGCTTGCACTGGACTCAGTTTGGTAGCCATGTTTGAAATTGAGCTGATAAGGGGTTGTAACATAGGAGAACCAGTAGTGTCCACCAAGATCTATAAAGTAAGAAATAATAATGTTAATAGTTGTTGAGTACCTATTCCCAGGTAATACTGAGAAGATTTTACATGTACACGTTTGTGCATGTgcaaaaataatagtaatttgCAATAATACTTATGAGATAGGTTCTGTTTACCCTTGGCACTacacaaaaggaaaatgaagcaCTTAAACTTGTAGGACTTCTTGAAACTCATATAGTACATCAACCACTTGAGTTAAGTTTTGTTTTAGTAATAataattcatatattttgttgaattaaataaacaaatagttgTTTCTTAGTAATTGTACAGCTCCAACAAGAGTACCCTCGTAGCTACTACTCTACATGTTTCTCACATTGGAATGCAGGTTACAATTAGTGTTTCCACAATTCCCAAAGTAATATTTCCAAAGGGGACTCTGATTCTAAAATTTTCTGCCCCAAACTGAATCAAGGTATGTGGCCATCCCTGATCCCAAAGAGAGTAAGAAGAACTATTTCATATGTCTAGGGGGAGAAAACCAAATTTACTTGCTAAACAGAATCAATGATTATGTATTCTGCCTCCCTGAACATCAAATATTCAGCTTATATTTTCTCTTGTAGGCAAAACACCCCTTTCCCCGCTCCATTGGTGTTGCCCCAACATTCCTATGCAGTCATAGCTTGACGTGACAGACTCAGGATCTCTGGGTGCCATGTGGTATTCtttacaacaaaaaagaaatccacaTGTCACTCCTCTTGTTCCAGAGACCTATAATCTAGAATGATAAATGATTAGCCCCCCACTGTAATACTCCTGACCATGATTTTCTCATTGCTTACTCTCTGACCTCTGGACTCATGCTGCTGAGTTGAGAATTTGTCTTCTAGCAGTGTTCCACTTCCATATCCAATGTGGAGATGGAAGATTCGATTCATGCTGTAGCTACAGTTGACCCTAACATCTCAGTGAATTTAAACAACAGAGCCTGATTTTCTTTATATGCAATTTGTCAGTTGTGGCTAGGAAGGGAAAACTTTGTCCTACACGGTCTTCATCTAGAATAGTCTGGAAAATCTCTTCCCTGAAGCACAGTAATCGAACTGCTGGGAAAGCATGACTATGGGGTTCTGGCTTCTTCAATCCCACATTTTTGACAGATTTTCCTCTGTGTTGTAGCATCTAATACTGTTCCAAGCAATGCCAATGAACCCAATGAATCAATCATAATGATGCTAAATACAGGCATTGCAGTAAGAAGGAAATAAACTGTAATTCAGCCCTGCTTGTTGaaagaataattagaaaaatCATAAATGTCTTatcaaaaagtgtttttttaagaaattttaaatttattttcactttatttgaaaggtagagagacacaaagagagagacaggagaaggcagaaagatagagattgtccatccactggttcggtcccaagtgcctacaacaaccaggactattttaggctgaagccagggacttgGAACTCCACCTCAGTCTCCCATGCAAGCGGCAGGGACAAATATGCTCATACAttcatcttctgcctcctagctggaagctggattggaagtggtggaactgggacttgaaccaggcagtctgatatgggatgtgggcatcccaaacagtgactTAGCCACTATGCCTCATGCCTGCCCTAGAAAATGTTTGTAATCTAGATACTAACAATTCAAACGCATT
Above is a genomic segment from Oryctolagus cuniculus chromosome 6, mOryCun1.1, whole genome shotgun sequence containing:
- the NMUR2 gene encoding neuromedin-U receptor 2 — encoded protein: MERLENATWRRQQDLEDALKKYLNSTEDYLAYLCGPRRSHLFLPMSVVYALIFVVGVVGNVLVCLVILRHQSMKTPTNYYLFSLAVSDLLVLLLGMPLEVYEMWRNYPFLFGPLGCYFKTALFETVCFASILSITTVSVERYVAILHPLRAKLESTRRRALRIVAVVWGFSVLFSLPNTSIHGIKLHYFPNGSLVPGSATCEIITPMWIYNFIIQVTSFLFYVLPMTVISVLYYLMGLRLKKDKSLDVKEVTANIQRPSRKSVTKMLFVLVLAFAICWTPFHIDRLFFSFVEEWNESLAAVFNLIHVVSGVFFYLSSAVNPIIYNLLSRRFQAAFRNVISPSCKRGHTQHHSQEPPTQRNIFLTECHLVDLTEDAGPQSPPCNTHLSSSPLHSTGIIRGAVKSATFRRPELFEFTERQIL